The proteins below come from a single Periophthalmus magnuspinnatus isolate fPerMag1 chromosome 7, fPerMag1.2.pri, whole genome shotgun sequence genomic window:
- the LOC129456375 gene encoding tripartite motif-containing protein 16-like yields MYKSCEWVPPILQLIAKERDFSPEKFSCSVCSEVLKDPATIPCGHTFCAQCVTTHWDREDCRSWHTCPQCLEEFWPRPVLIRNTTLEDEIKAVRDKAAAFVYAQPGDAACDMCPRKKRKAVSACMGCRISYCESHIWDHYNGKDAYKTHTLVKPGINLKDNVCPIHHQYVTKYCCTDNHMVCPTCATRQHEGHKITSTRTEMKRRKAVMLSEEERLEAQLLHHQEVRKKIEKMIDGLTSRADSEGQLRSVRFLWLIQLMQRRQYEVEDEITMHKRSLQKLEDHVEQELSELRRQQVELDSLSLTQDPAQFLLKYHQLSELKENPHFVSDHLPPCFIFKLMEALIDIPLRLSNCTNLGLAMTQNPLLGQQPITREQYLNYAVNISLDPNTAHRRLVLSEENCKISVVKQEQDYPAHPARFSHVLQALSNQELTGRRYFEVQWQKQPKFLGFTYKKIGRKGKRDDCILGMNDKSWALHFYHSKTSLWHNGEEVEIMSFYKVNRVGVYLDQTAGNISFYDVDQEMCQLAKVQTVFQKPVYVAARFTEKKNSLEFVKLK; encoded by the exons ATGTATAAGTCCTGCGAGTGGGTGCCGCCTATCCTGCAGCTCATAGCAAAGGAACGTGACTTTAGTCCAGAGAAGTTTAGCTGCAGTGTTTGCTCGGAGGTGCTGAAGGATCCCGCCACTATCCCTTGTGGCCATACTTTTTGTGCCCAGTGCGTTACGACCCACTGGGACAGAGAGGACTGTCGGTCTTGGCACACCTGCCCCCAGTGCCTGGAGGAGTTCTGGCCGAGGCCCGTCCTGATTAGAAACACCACGCTGGAAGACGAGATCAAGGCAGTGCGGGACAAAGCGGCAGCATTTGTTTACGCGCAACCGGGAGACGCAGCGTGCGACATGTGCCCCAGAAAGAAACGAAAAGCTGTTTCCGCGTGCATGGGCTGTCGGATATCATACTGTGAAAGCCACATCTGGGACCACTATAATGGGAAAGACGCGTACAAAACGCACACGTTAGTGAAGCCAGGTATAAATCTAAAGGACAACGTCTGCCCTATCCACCACCAGTATGTAACCAAGTACTGCTGTACAGACAACCACATGGTCTGCCCCACCTGCGCAACCAGACAACATGAAG GCCATAAAATAACCtccactagaactgaaatgaagCGGAGGAAGGCAGTGATGCTTTCAGAGGAGGAGCGTTTAGAGGCCCAATTGCTGCACCACCAGGAGGTGCGGAAGAAGATTGAAAAGATGATTGATGGTCTGACTTCCAGGGCAGACAGTGAGGGGCAGTTAAGATCAGTGCGGTTCTTGTGGTTAATCCAGCTGATGCAGAGACGACAGTACGAGGTGGAGGATGAGATCACGATGCACAAGAGATCACTCCAAAAGCTTGAG GACCATGTGGAGCAGGAACTGTCTGAGCTGAGGAGGCAGCAGGTTGAATTGGATTCTCTGTCTCTGACACAGGACCCAGCTCAGTTCTTACTAAAGTATCACCAGCTCTCTGAGCTGAAGGAGAATCCTCATTTTGTCAGTGACCATTTACctccttgttttatttttaagctcATGGAAGCTCTGATTGACATCCCCCTTAGACTCTCCAACTGCACAAACTTGGGACTTGCTATGACCCAGAACCCACTGCTGGGGCAACAGCCCATCACCAGAGAGCAGTATCTGAACTACGCAGTTAACATCAGCCTGGACCCTAACACTGCACACAGACGACTGGTACTATCAGAGGAGAACTGCAAAATCAGTGTGGTTAAGCAGGAGCAGGACTATCCTGCCCATCCTGCCCGCTTTAGTCATGTTCTACAGGCCTTGAGCAACCAAGAGTTAACAGGACGGCGCTACTTTGAAGTGCAGTGGCAGAAACAACCAAAGTTTTTAGGATTTACATACAAGAAGATTGGAAGAAAGGGAAAACGAGACGATTGTATCCTGGGAATGAATGATAAGTCATGGGCTTTGCATTTTTACCATTCGAAGACCTCCCTGTGGCACAATGGAGAAGAGGTGGAAATTATGAGTTTTTACAAAGTGAACAGAGTAGGAGTATATCTAGACCAGACGGCAGGGAACATCTCCTTTTATGATGTTGATCAAGAGATGTGCCAGCTTGCTAAAGTCCAGACTGTCTTTCAAAAGCCGGTGTATGTGGCAGCCAGATTTACTGAAAAGAAGAACTCTCTTGAGTTTGTGAAACTAAAGTAA
- the LOC129456389 gene encoding tripartite motif-containing protein 16-like, whose amino-acid sequence MVDLMTERASSMVQLIKTYQFSAQTGFRVHLDRVDEDMDNLQMSQRESLLKTQDPYKFLLEHNSLLEIPELPEPRYTTHHWLPFKKFTMDVTQFPMCVTSLSVFNQSRASEVVYSEERKACMDSADLWTITWDPSTAHSNVLLGLTDKGEERAVFTSQPRGYPDHPDRFTHCVQVLSREALTGRCYFEICSSGGCFVGLTYKSIERKGNNNPSVLGLYDKSWACFGGGYMPLCTYSDTWLLIPKKFSNRVAVHLDHDQGILTFYSVLYDKLSILHKVETKFTEPLYFGALFLYQGDQVVIRSVEEME is encoded by the exons ATGGTTGATCTAATGACAGAAAGGGCCTCCTCAATGGTGCAACTGATCAAAACGTACCAGTTCAGCGCTCAGACTGGATTCCGGGTGCATTTG GACCGTGTTGATGAAGACATGGACAACCTGCAGATGTCCCAACGCGAGTCTCTCTTAAAGACCCAGGATCCCTACAAGTTCCTCCTCGAACACAACTCCCTCCTGGAGATCCCCGAACTCCCCGAGCCACGGTACACGACCCACCACTGGCTCCCATTCAAGAAGTTCACCATGGACGTAACCCAATTTCCCATGTGTGTCACGTCTCTCTCAGTCTTCAACCAGTCCCGGGCATCTGAAGTAGTTTACAGTGAGGAGAGGAAGGCGTGCATGGACTCCGCAGACCTCTGGACCATCACGTGGGACCCCAGCACTGCCCATAGTAATGTCTTGCTTGGGCTGACAGACAAAGGCGAAGAACGCGCGGTGTTTACATCCCAACCGAGGGGCTACCCAGACCACCCAGACCGCTTCACCCACTGTGTCCAAGTTCTGAGCAGAGAAGCGCTTACTGGGCGCTGCTACTTTGAGATATGTTCATCAGGAGGCTGCTTTGTGGGGCTCACCTACAAAAGCATTGAGAGAAAGGGCAACAATAACCCATCCGTTCTGGGGTTGTATGACAAGTCTTGGGCGTGTTTCGGAGGAGGTTACATGCCTCTCTGTACCTACAGTGACACGTGGTTGCTCATTCCAAAGAAGTTCAGCAATAGAGTGGCTGTCCACCTAGACCACGACCAAGgcattttgaccttttattCTGTCTTATATGACAAGTTGTCCATTCTGCACAAGGTCGAGACGAAGTTTACAGAGCCATTGTATTTTGGGGCACTGTTCTTGTATCAGGGAGACCAAGTGGTGATCCGTTCGGTAGAGGAGATGGAGTAG